Proteins found in one Desulfonatronovibrio magnus genomic segment:
- a CDS encoding DUF4160 domain-containing protein, producing the protein LYPAVIIEDTRTSQKSKYLHACQGIIQTRNIRDRLIIALPSVYGEYIGVFNIDTLEKIEGDLPKRAEQLVKDWAEMH; encoded by the coding sequence TTGTATCCAGCTGTTATCATTGAGGATACAAGAACAAGCCAAAAATCAAAGTATTTACATGCCTGTCAAGGGATTATACAAACTCGCAACATAAGGGACAGGTTAATTATTGCACTCCCTTCTGTATATGGTGAGTATATTGGAGTATTTAATATTGATACTCTTGAAAAGATAGAAGGCGACCTGCCAAAAAGAGCAGAGCAATTAGTCAAAGACTGGGCAGAGATGCACTAG
- a CDS encoding DUF2442 domain-containing protein, whose product MRYPRIRYAQAIDNHNLLVEFDNSEKKKYDISPLLAHEIFEPLRNPAFFKAVQVDQGGYGVVWSDSIDISEYELWKNGQAIE is encoded by the coding sequence ATGAGATACCCAAGAATAAGATATGCGCAAGCAATTGATAACCACAATTTGTTGGTTGAATTTGATAACAGTGAAAAGAAAAAGTATGACATATCACCTTTATTGGCACATGAGATATTTGAGCCACTAAGAAATCCCGCATTTTTTAAAGCTGTCCAAGTGGATCAAGGCGGGTATGGTGTGGTCTGGAGTGATTCCATAGATATCAGTGAATATGAACTATGGAAAAATGGTCAAGCAATAGA